One Drosophila santomea strain STO CAGO 1482 chromosome X, Prin_Dsan_1.1, whole genome shotgun sequence DNA segment encodes these proteins:
- the LOC120455330 gene encoding dynein regulatory complex subunit 4: protein MPPKGKKGKKGKKLPVLIDGVDTSAMTRDQLEAFALRLKAEMDREREERNYFQLERDKIRTFWEITRQQLDETRYELQQKDKEIEATQDLADIDTKHVMQQMKHLQFENHNRLGEVRAEAMTQLKLAQEHHVLQENELQRDKRQLRRMLRERMEMSEMQLRQMEAHFNEKLLEQRITFERERKDNEMLHEEKMIEQKAKLDLFYGTQMFEVEERKNQQIKDLQDHHDLAFNDMKNYYNDITLNNLALIGSMKEQLEHLRKQAERSDRIAADTAAENRRLKEPLEHANIQLNEYRRKLEFYERDKQQLSRLKTRNTRLEKKVKGLTWEAETLILRNDSLVAEREGLKERFNDVIVELQQKTGLKNVLLERKIAALMREDEKRSIVLHETIATCAPNFAEKLTSLDERVGNIIDEKNKIILDLRYEVAKARKAHDDLLETYECKLKQYGVPTDELGFKPIRDRDQQQLYVCGPAGIITENK, encoded by the exons ATG CCGCCAAAGGGGAAAAAGggcaaaaaaggcaaaaaattGCCAG TGCTCATCGATGGCGTGGACACCTCGGCGATGACTCGCGACCAGCTGGAAGCTTTTGCCCTCCGGCTAAAAGCGGAAATGGATCGGGAGCGAGAGGAGCGTAACTACTTCCAGTTGGAGCGGGATAAGATCCGCACTTTTTGGGAGATCACGCGCCAGCAGCTGG ATGAGACCCGCTATGAGCTGCAGCAGAAGGACAAGGAGATCGAGGCCACACAGGATCTGGCGGATATCGACACCAAGCATGTGATGCAGCAGATGAAGCATCTGCAGTTCGAGAACCACAACCGGCTTGGTGAGGTTCGTGCTGAGGCGATGACCCAACTGAAGTTGGCGCAGGAGCACCATGTTCTGCAGGAGAACGAGCTTCAGAGGGACAAGCGCCAGTTGCGCCGGATGCTCCGCGAAAGAATGGAGATGAGCGAGATGCAGTTGCGACAAATGGAGGCTCACTTCAACGAGAAGCTGCT AGAGCAGCGCATCACCTTCGAACGCGAGCGCAAGGACAACGAGATGCTCCACGAGGAGAAAATGATCGAGCAGAAGGCCAAGCTGGACCTCTTCTACGGCACACAAATGTTCGAGGTAGAGGAGCGGAAGAACCAGCAGATAAAGGACCTGCAGGACCACCACGACCTGGCCTTCAACGACATGAAGAACTATTACAACGACATCACGCTGAACAATCTGGCGCTGATTGGCAGCAtgaaggagcagctggagcatCTGCGCAAACAGGCGGAGAGATCTGACCGAATTGCCGCGGACACGGCAGCCGAGAACCGGCGACTGAAGGAGCCATTGGAGCATGCCAATATCCAGTTGAACGAGTATCGCCGCAAATTGGAGTTCTACGAGCGGGATAAGCAGCAATTAAGTCGCCTCAAGACGCGCAACACTCGGCTGGAAAAGAAGGTGAAGGGTCTTACTTGGGAGGCGGAAACTCTGATCCTGCGAAACGACTCTCTGGTGGCCGAACGGGAAGGACTCAAGGAGCGCTTCAACGACGTGATTgtggagctgcagcagaagACCGGGCTGAAGAATGTCCTACTGGAACGCAAGATCGCCGCTTTAATGCGCGAGGATGAGAAGCGCAGCATTGTCCTACACGAAACGATCGCCACATGCGCCCCCAATTTCGCCGAAAAGCTGACCAGCTTGGACGAACGGGTGGGCAACATCATCGATGAGAAGAACAAGATCATCCTTGACCTGCGCTATGAGGTAGCCAAGGCCCGCAAGGCCCACGACGATCTCCTGGAGACCTACGAGTGCAAGCTCAAGCAGTATGGTGTGCCCACCGACGAGCTGGGCTTCAAGCCCATTAGGGATCGGGACCAACAGCAGCTGTACGTGTGCGGTCCTGCGGGAATAATCACCGAGAATAAGTAG
- the LOC120455335 gene encoding mitochondrial import inner membrane translocase subunit Tim29, which yields MQFLRVGGRITALRQRFADKVQMPERFKGTFVEKWVQYWNGLVRDYTEVAVGVVRESYTKPKKALLYGTGMLFVYQAGLKNPGEEAFMTLLRGATNRMITVPAELQNPVSADYLLTLERAINQKKLRLLSLGICTILWVDLYDEDDCTYPAICEYTNVGVFNFHERIIDVGFWNQYWRLKWKMHNYDVNYL from the coding sequence ATGCAGTTCCTCCGTGTGGGTGGTCGTATAACGGCACTGCGTCAAAGATTCGCCGACAAGGTTCAGATGCCGGAGCGTTTCAAAGGCACATTCGTGGAGAAGTGGGTGCAGTACTGGAACGGCCTGGTCAGGGATTACACGGAGGTGGCGGTGGGCGTTGTACGGGAATCCTACACGAAGCCCAAAAAGGCGCTTCTCTATGGCACGGGCATGCTGTTCGTGTACCAAGCCGGTCTCAAGAATCCTGGCGAGGAGGCCTTTATGACTCTACTGAGGGGCGCCACAAATCGAATGATCACAGTGCCCGCAGAACTGCAGAATCCCGTGTCCGCCGACTATCTGCTGACCTTGGAGAGGGCGATCAATCAGAAGAAACTGCGTCTCCTTTCCCTGGGCATCTGCACCATCCTTTGGGTCGATCTGTACGACGAGGACGACTGCACCTATCCGGCCATCTGCGAGTATACAAACGTGGGCGTCTTCAACTTCCATGAACGGATCATCGACGTGGGATTTTGGAATCAATATTGGCGACTCAAATGGAAGATGCACAACTACGATGTGAACTACCTGTGA
- the LOC120455323 gene encoding uncharacterized protein LOC120455323: MKKAKGSSSLGTKGSSSRRLSSSAVVVSKESGGSAESAALKQDGKEQLPERKDSLAAKESMKIDPSSNQPLKKVEPLKDELNQAECTAISSIPAIEKLRRFCFIGSTDEPVYATPALDLAVENNFASLKELCAQVSEAEMAECLASVLGSGPNAEHLPRPDEPLLILAVFLTTCDDEKERKLVRNRFADLITSDLDLLLFVQLVKRVQKVLERKTPFNRTVRKAVLEWYGKQSLDRLLHMWSVGDGNRWPSHRDLLHRCHYRDANFRPEIIAALRLLSSSPKELSQWPDFLTPLNSFRDIIEGVVKLRLLTDPGLALPIVKKLSLSWEHVPLQLLHVPGLAKFLIPSMSYEQLLQSWPRLSRLHHQVRPFAEQLLDEKKLKAGNVPPVRLLLEDMRLRKPKKVYPTLVQKASFLHSVYEISFGQNKALGRRLHITLNLEKTYLGKYLSGRCRSLKYLDALVALAFGYFRSDPKVTVEFWHDRSGELKTLPWTKEMTVSEAAACCENQKVGKVRQSLNRILARALLDEQNTFDVFLVLVPGAARGNPENNSKSLAALMDKYREKRSSNAKFIVVSLRQHQRSMMYSGGRNENLLELCSLDKHTPRLINAFVRRKFY; encoded by the exons ATGAAAAAGGCCAAGGGATCAAGCTCCCTTGGAACGAAGGGATCATCATCCCGGAGACTATCTTCTTCGGCTGTGGTGGTGTCCAAGGAGTCCGGGGGATCTGCAGAGTCGGCAGCGCTGAAGCAGGACGGCAAGGAGCAGCTGCCGGAGCGGAAGGACTCGCTGGCAGCCAAGGAAT CTATGAAAATAGATCCCTCGAGCAATCAGCCATTGAAGAAGGTTGAGCCATTGAAAGATGAACTTAACCAAGCCGAGTGCACTGCCATCTCATCCATCCCAGCAATTGAGAAGCTACGCCGCTTCTGCTTTATTGGCTCCACGGACGAGCCCGTCTACGCCACGCCCGCACTGGACCTTGCTGTCGAGAACAACTTCGCATCGCTGAAGGAACTCTGCGCCCAAGTGAGCGAAGCCGAGATGGCCGAGTGCTTGGCGAGTGTTTTGGGCAGCGGACCGAATGCGGAGCACCTTCCCCGACCTGACGAGCCGCTCCTCATCCTGGCTGTTTTCCTTACCACGTGCGACGACGAGAAGGAACGAAAGTTGGTGCGCAATAGATTCGCCGACCTGATCACCAGCGATTTGGATCTCCTACTGTTCGTCCAGCTGGTCAAGCGAGTCCAGAAGGTGCTCGAACGTAAAACGCCCTTCAATCGCACGGTGCGGAAGGCCGTCCTCGAATGGTATGGCAAGCAATCGCTTGACCGCCTTCTCCACATGTGGTCGGTGGGCGATGGAAATCGTTGGCCGTCGCATCGCGATCTGCTGCACCGCTGCCATTATCGGGATGCCAATTTTCGACCGGAAATCATTGCTGCCTTAAGGCTGCTCTCATCTTCTCCAAAGGAGCTCTCGCAGTGGCCCGATTTTTTAACGCCCTTGAACAGCTTTCGCGACATCATTGAGGGTGTAGTAAAGCTTCGACTTCTAACGGATCCCGGACTAGCTCTTCCCATTGTGAAGAAGTTGTCGCTGAGCTGGGAGCATGTGCCATTGCAGTTGCTTCACGTCCCCGGGCTGGCGAAGTTCCTTATTCCAAGCATGAGCTACGAGCAACTCCTTCAAAGTTGGCCACGCCTCTCGCGACTCCATCACCAGGTGCGCCCCTTTGCTGAGCAATTGCTGGACGAGAAGAAGCTTAAGGCGGGCAATGTTCCACCCGTACGTCTGCTGCTGGAGGATATGCGTCTGAGGAAGCCCAAAAAGGTG TATCCAACTTTGGTGCAAAAGGCGAGTTTCCTGCACAGCGTCTACGAGATATCCTTTGGCCAGAACAAGGCACTCGGTAGGCGACTGCACATTACCCTTAATCTGGAGAAGACCTATCTGGGCA AATACCTTTCCGGTCGATGTCGTTCGCTCAAATACTTAGATGCCCTGGTGGCATTGGCTTTTGGCTATTTCCGCAGCGACCCCAAGGTGACGGTGGAGTTTTGGCACGATCGCAGTGGCGAGTTGAAGACGCTGCCCTGGACAAAGGAGATGACTGTTTCAGAGGCCGCGGCCTGTTGCGAAAATCAGAAG GTGGGCAAAGTCAGGCAATCGCTGAATAGAATTCTGGCCAGGGCGCTTTTGGATGAGCAGAACACGTTTGACGTGTTTTTGGTGCTGGTGCCGGGTGCCGCGCGAGGAAATCCGGAAAATAATTCGAAAAGCTTGGCTGCTCTAATGGACAAGTATCGCGAAAAGCGAAGCTCTAATGCTAA ATTCATTGTGGTGAGCCTGCGGCAGCATCAACGCTCCATGATGTATTCCGGCGGACGAAACGAGAACTTGTTAGAGTTGTGCAGCCTCGATAAGCACACTCCGCGTTTGATTAACGCATTTGTCCGCAGGAAGTTCTACTAG
- the LOC120455331 gene encoding alanyl-tRNA editing protein Aarsd1-A, producing MVFKCQEDSFLKQFKTKIVSSEFATIDWTDPSGKVEKLKGFNVICEDTILFPEGGGQPCDYGTLGGFPVKNVQRKGTTAVHFVESSTSFEQDAEVLLTLDYQRRLDHMQQHSGQHLITALFDREFKYDTTSWSLGSSVSYIQLSTPHLISRESLDLIERQANDLIREGREVTVLLMDPEVAQEFQDARAPRGLPKDHEGLARVVRIEGIESNMCCGTHVTNLSQLQCIKLLYAEKVKTNVLVHFVVGERVLAKLGEVFQREQQLTQALKGGPGQHLELVQKLQQNVKGSRKYFQQLLKDYATAEAERLGDLPKKDRPKYFSLHRRDGIEVDFINTFLRLAPEGIFYFLTVSEGVPAGSGAKGHLVLRGDAEIVGKLGPQFVEILEGKGNGNEGSFQGKINNLARLQDCQELLEAQFKPKRVVEAPPANGAQLETEE from the exons ATGGTCTTCAAGTGCCAGGAGGACAGTTTCCTGAAGCAG TTCAAGACGAAAATCGTTAGTAGCGAGTTTGCCACCATCGATTGGACTGATCCCAGTGGAAAGGTCGAGAAACTGAAGGGTTTCAATGTGATCTGCGAGGATACGATTCTATTTCCCGAGGGCGGTGGTCAGCCCTGTGATTACGGAACTTTAGGCGGATTTCCCGTAAAGAATGTCCAGAGAAAGGGCACTACGGCTGTTCATTTTGTGGAGTCCTCAACTAGTTTCGAGCAGGATGCCGAAGTTCTTCTAACACTAGACTACCAGAGAAGACTGGATCACATGCAACAGCATTCAGGACAGCATCTAATCACCGCCTTGTTCGACAGGGAATTCAAGTACGACACCACCTCCTGGTCCCTTGGATCCAGTGTCTCCTACATTCAATTGAGTACGCCTCATTTGATTAGTCGCGAATCACTGGACCTCATCGAACGGCAAGCCAACGATCTAATTCGCGAGGGACGTGAAGTTACGGTGCTTCTTATGGATCCCGAGGTGGCGCAGGAGTTCCAGGATGCCAGGGCACCAAGGGGACTGCCCAAGGATCACGAGGGTCTGGCCAGGGTGGTGCGAATTGAGGGCATTGAGAGCAACATGTGCTGCGGCACCCACGTCACGAATCTCTCCCAGCTGCAGTGCATTAAGCTGCTTTACGCCGAGAAGGTCAAGACAAATGTTCTGGTGCACTTTGTCGTGGGCGAGAGGGTTCTCGCAAAGCTTGGCGAGGTCTTTCAGCGCGAGCAGCAGCTCACCCAGGCATTAAA AGGTGGGCCCGGCCAGCACTTGGAACTTGTCCAGAAGCTACAACAAAATGTGAAGGGCAGCCGGAAGTATTTCCAGCAGCTGCTTAAAGACTACGCCACCGCCGAAGCCGAGCGTCTGGGCGACCTGCCCAAAAAGGATCGTCCGAAGTATTTCTCTCTCCATCGACGCGACGGCATCGAGGTGGACTTTATTAACACATTTTTGCGGTTGGCTCCCGAGGGCATCTTCTACTTTCTTACCGTTTCCGAGGGCGTTCCTGCTGGCAGCGGTGCCAAGGGACATCTGGTGCTGCGCGGAGATGCAGAAATAGTCGGGAAACTTGGTCCCCAGTTCGTGGAAATTCTCGAGGGCAAGGGAAACGGCAATGAGGGCAGTTTCCAGGGAAAGATCAACAACTTGGCTAGACTGCAGGACTGCCAAGAGCTGCTGGAGGCCCAGTTCAAACCAAAGAGGGTCGTCGAAGCCCCTCCTGCAAACGGAGCTCAGCTGGAGACAGAGGAATAA
- the LOC120455322 gene encoding sodium-dependent neutral amino acid transporter B(0)AT3, translating to MANTAQLLRRQSSRDIVLKSQKSIDQLELRELRGRLVTKEHGVSHHHHTSLHHQPLYGATNQGFMSDAFDESSELEQDPPPFGSEASTSKAKAELVAIAAASSDQQDIVEGEKEGEERESWDSKIMFLLATIGYAVGLGNVWRFPYLAQKNGGGAFLVPYFIMLCIQGIPIFYLELAIGQRLRKGAIGVWSQVSPYLGGIGISSAVVSYIVALYYNTIIAWCLIYLLHSFESPLPWADCPTRLYKNFTYDHEPECVASSPTQFYWYRTTLQCSESVDLPENFNYHMAIALIVSWFLVYICMVQGITSSGKIVYMTAIFPYVVLIIFFFRGITLKGAADGVAHLFTPRWETLLDPVVWLEAGTQIFFSLGLAFGGLIAFSSYNPANNNCYRDAILVSLTNCGTSMFAGVVVFSVIGFKATATFDRCTEERNGLMAQNKTHNLPVCDLQTELANSASGTGLAFIIFTEAINQFPGAQLWAVLFFLMLFTLGIDSQFGTLEGVVTSLVDMKLFPNLPKEYIVGALCFSCCTISMCFANGAGSYIFQLMDSFAGNFPLLIIALFECLSISYIYGVRRFSDDIEMMTGSRPNFYWMFCWKYLSPCAMVTILLASFYQLLTEGSSYPAWIASKGATESMEWPHWCIVVAFFLILSSILWIPIVAVLRLCGIKVVEDSDPAWFPEAELREVHGIVPHEPTELERSIFCFNMDGTEGMCCPKYGLPEKSLEEEE from the exons ATGGCCAACACAGCTCAGCTATTGCGTCGCCAAAGCTCCCGGGATATAGTGCTCAAAAGCCAAAAGAGCATCGATCAGCTGGAATTGAGG GAACTCCGAGGTCGCCTGGTGACAAAGGAGCATGGCGtcagccaccaccaccacacaTCACTGCACCACCAGCCGCTCTATGGGGCCACCAACCAGGGCTTCATGTCCGACGCCTTCGACGAGTCCTCGGAACTGGAACAGGATCCGCCGCCCTTCGGCTCCGAGGCGAGCACTTCGAAGGCCAAGGCCGAACTGGTGGCCATTGCGGCTGCCTCGTCGGATCAGCAGGACATCGTCGAGGGCGAGAAGGAGGGCGAGGAGAGGGAGAGCTGGGACAGCAAGATCATGTTCTTGCTGGCCACCATCGG CTATGCCGTTGGCTTGGGAAATGTGTGGCGTTTTCCCTATTTGGCCCAAAAGAATGGCGGCGGTGCCTTCCTGGTGCCCTACTTCATAATGCTTTGCATCCAGGGCATACCGATCTTCTACCTGGAACTGGCAATTGGCCAGCGACTGCGAAAAGGAGCCATTGGCGTTTGGAGCCAAGTGTCGCCGTATCTAGGCGGCATCGGGATCTCATCGGCGGTGGTCAGCTACATAGTGGCGCTGTACTATAACACCATAATCGCCTGGTGCCTGATTTATCTGCTACACAGTTTCGAATCACCATTGCCCTGGGCGGACTGTCCGACGAGGTTGTATAAGAACTTTACCTACGACCATGAACCGGAGTGTGTGGCCTCCTCGCCGACGCAATTCTACTGGTATCGCACCACATTGCAGTGCTCGGAGAGTGTGGATTTGCCGGAGAACTTCAATTACCACATGGCCATTGCGCTAATCGTCTCCTGGTTTTTGGTCTACATCTGCATGGTCCAGGGCATCACGTCATCCGGCAAGATCGTCTATATGACGGCTATATTCCCGTATGTGGTGCTCATAATATTCTTTTTTCGAGGTATCACTCTCAAGGGAGCTGCAGATGGGGTAGCACACTTGTTTACCCCTCGATGGGAAACTCTATTGGACCCAGTTGTTTGGCTGGAGGCAGGCACCCAGATCTTTTTCTCGTTGGGACTGGCCTTTGGCGGTCTGATTGCCTTCAGTTCGTACAATCCGGCGAATAATAACTGCTACAGGGACGCCATACTTGTGTCGCTCACCAATTGTGGCACCTCCATGTTCGCCGGAGTGGTTGTCTTCTCTGTCATCGGGTTTAAGGCCACGGCGACCTTTGATCGATGCACCGAGGAACGGAATGGGTTGATGGCCCAGAACAAGACTCACAACCTGCCCGTCTGTGATCTCCAAACGGAACTGGCCAAT aGTGCTTCAGGAACAGGATTGGCCTTCATCATCTTCACGGAGGCAATCAATCAGTTTCCGGGGGCCCAACTGTGGGCCGTTCTATTTTTCCTAATGCTCTTTACCCTGGGAATCGACTCGCAATTCGGGACTCTGGAGGGTGTGGTCACATCCCTGGTGGACATGAAGCTTTTTCCCAACCTGCCCAAGGAATATATTGTGGGG GCCCtctgcttttcctgctgcaCGATTTCCATGTGCTTCGCCAATGGGGCTGGCAGCTATATATTTCAGTTGATGGACAGTTTCGCAGGCAATTTCCCGCTGCTGATCATTGCGCTTTTCGAGTGCCTCTCGATCAGCTACATTTACGGGGTGCGCCGATTCTCGGACGACATTGAGATGATGACCGGATCGCGGCCGAATTTCTACTGGATGTTCTGCTGGAAGTACCTATCGCCCTGTGCAATGGTCACCATCCTGCTGGCCTCCTTTTATCAACTTCTGACCGAGGGCAGTAGTTATCCCGCCTGGATTGCATCCAAGGGTGCCACTGAGAGCATGGAGTGGCCCCACTGGTGCATCGTCGTGGCCTTCTTCCTGATACTCTCATCCATTCTGTGGATACCGATTGTGGCGGTGCTGCG tCTATGCGGCATCAAGGTGGTGGAGGACTCGGACCCCGCCTGGTTTCCCGAGGCGGAGCTAAGGGAAGTCCACGGCATCGTGCCACATGAGCCAACCGAACTGGAGCGCAGCATTTTCTGCTTCAACATGGACGGCACGGAGGGCATGTGCTGCCCAAAGTACGGACTACCAGAAAAGTCGCTGGAAGAGGAGGAGTAG
- the LOC120455325 gene encoding glutaredoxin domain-containing cysteine-rich protein CG12206 → MAAITSNVSRLEPMRGISIIIESPEVAAATPPPPAVVVAKAATATATAEAEAEAAASTQVAPTAKSNSNTEMSLKSQAGMLLAFGDTAATTKDNLETSYDTAAKSAAAPGSTTKIYPQLLLRIGGEIAGATATTAATAATATIAATATTAVAASAATSPTIISCNGEIAASQPAATAADTAAATLQHNNTVKIQIESQGQPRTLGKQISVVKLNEGVEEMQQHLCYLVDTSGQYSPCETLDSGTGSDLEGHSQPPQQHQQQQVKSPQLELHLQTTRLRVNEEADRKHRPLETPPSPVPQRAYSLTDDSEECDESSNSSLSCDSLHSGGLLPTTLLRDIRLRERESGPLVTKIDGRPLQFESDGYYTFHVREHENFRSFGSNSSTEYEAQPFAEDQPGEDFAGYRDIRTEGKLSTNSTIRSAKGTVRGVKNRVRNGVATFLQLQQPNVKNYMEKDLGKVVLYTTSMGIIRDTYAKCANVKQILRTLLIKFEERDVFMSVEYQQEIRERMHDETIRVPQLFVEGQHIGDAEIVERLNESGELRQLLKPYKSIATAYTCQTCGGYRLLPCPSCSGSKKSVHRNHFTAEFVALKCMNCDEVGLVKCPNC, encoded by the exons ATGGCGGCAATCACTAGCAATGTGTCGCGATTGGAGCCAATGCGCGGTATTTCCATAATCATTGAATCGCCAGAAGTGGCTGCggcaacaccaccaccaccagcagtaGTAGTAGCAaaagctgcaacagcaacagcaacagcagaagcagaagcagaagcagccgCATCAACACAAGTAGCACCAACTgccaagagcaacagcaacactgAAATGTCGCTCAAGTCCCAGGCTGGCATGTTGCTGGCATTTGGcgacacagcagcaacaaccaaaGATAATTTGGAAACTAGTTACGACACTGCAGCTAAGTCGGCAGCAGCACCGGGCAGCACCACCAAAATCTATccgcagttgctgctgcgcaTTGGCGGAGAAATTGCcggtgcaacagcaacaacagctgcaacagcagcaacagcaacaatagcagcaacagcaacaacagcagtagcagcatcagcagcaacatcaccaACCATAATCAGCTGCAATGGTGAAATTGCCGCCAGtcagccagcagcaacagcagcggacacagcagcagcaacattgcAACACAACAACACGGTGAAGATTCAAATCGAAAGCCAGGGTCAGCCGCGAACTCTGGGCAAGCAGATAAGTGTGGTCAAGCTGAACGAGGGCGTGGAGGAGATGCAGCAACACTTGTGCTATTTGGTGGACACCAGTGGCCAGTATTCGCCCTGCGAGACGTTGGACAGTGGCACGGGCAGCGATCTGGAGGGTCACTCACAGCCAccacagcagcatcagcagcagcaggtgaaGTCACCGCAACTGGAGCTGCATTTGCAGACCACGCGGCTGAGGGTCAATGAGGAGGCGGACCGTAAGCACAGACCGCTGGAGACGCCGCCGAGTCCAGTTCCTCAGCGGGCCTACAGCCTCACCGATGACAGCGAGGAGTGCGATGAGAGCAGCAACTCCTCGCTGAGCTGCGATTCCCTGCACTCTGGTGGCCTGCTGCCCACCACCCTGCTCCGGGACATTCGACTCCGAGAACGAGAGTCCGGTCCTTTGGTCACCAAAATCGATGGCAGACCGCTGCAATTCGAATCGGATGGCTATTATACCTTTCACGTGCGCGAGCACGAGAATTTCCGCAGTTTCGGCTCCAATTCCTCGACGGAGTACGAAGCGCAGCCCTTTGCGGAGGATCAGCCGGGTGAGGACTTTGCCGGCTATCGGGACATCCGGACGGAGGGCAAACTCTCCACCAATTCTACGATTAGATCCGCCAAGGGAACCGTCAGGGGTGTCAAGAATCGTGTGCGCAATGGAGTAGCCACTTtcttgcagctgcagcagcccAATGTGAAG AACTACATGGAGAAGGACCTGGGCAAGGTGGTTTTGTACACCACGAGCATGGGAATCATCAGGGACACATATGCCAAGTGTGCCAATGTCAAACAGATTCTGCGCACACTGCTAATCAAATTCGAGGAGAGGGACGTTTTTATGAGCGTGGAATACCAGCAGGAGATTCGTGAAAGGATGCACGACGAGACCATCCGTGTGCCACAGCTCTTCGTCGAGGGTCAGCACATTGGG GATGCCGAGATCGTGGAGCGGCTGAATGAAAGTGGCGAGCTACGACAGCTGTTGAAACCGTACAAA TCGATTGCCACTGCGTATACGTGCCAGACGTGCGGCGGATATCGCCTGCTGCCATGTCCCTCGTGCAGCGGATCCAAGAAGTCCGTACACCGCAACCACTTTACGGCGGAGTTCGTGGCCTTAAAGTGCATGAACTGCGATGAAGTTGGGCTGGTAAAATGCCCGAACTGCTGA